One window of the Populus trichocarpa isolate Nisqually-1 chromosome 9, P.trichocarpa_v4.1, whole genome shotgun sequence genome contains the following:
- the LOC7488136 gene encoding zinc finger protein ZAT12, with protein MSSITMKRGREEAELDMANCLMLLYKVGKADDHELPTNYKSSSPSGAGRLFSCKTCNKNFSSFQALGGHRASHKKPKLVGSTGNLLMKLPNSPPKPKNHQCSICGLEFPIGQALGGHMRRHRAGNIDATSNSADNELAVTYPPFLPAIPVLKKSNSSKRVLCLDLSLALPMDQNESELQLRKAGTRPVLKCFI; from the coding sequence ATGAGCTCAATTACAatgaagagagggagagaagaggcAGAGTTAGACATGGCCAATTGCTTGATGCTACTTTATAAAGTTGGCAAAGCTGATGATCATGAGCTGCCAACTAATTATAAATCATCGTCACCATCCGGGGCCGGTCGCTTGTTTTCGTGCAAAACATGTAACAAGAATTTCTCTTCATTTCAAGCGTTAGGAGGCCACCGTGCAAGTCACAAGAAACCAAAACTTGTGGGATCAACTGGGAACTTGTTAATGAAGTTGCCCAATTCGCCTCCAAAGCCAAAGAATCACCAGTGCTCTATTTGCGGGCTTGAATTTCCTATCGGGCAAGCGCTTGGAGGTCATATGAGGAGGCATAGGGCTGGTAATATTGATGCTACCAGTAACAGTGCTGATAATGAACTGGCTGTGACTTATCCACCTTTCTTACCAGCCATCCCAGTTTTGAAGAAATCGAATAGCAGCAAGAGAGTCCTGTGCTTGGATTTGAGCTTGGCACTGCCTATGGATCAGAATGAGTCGGAGTTGCAGTTAAGGAAGGCCGGCACGCGACCTGTGTTGAAATGTTTTATCTAG